A single window of [Clostridium] hylemonae DSM 15053 DNA harbors:
- a CDS encoding DUF4160 domain-containing protein, with amino-acid sequence MHIYYISMRRMEGFRLPSLFTVCGYKVYFWSNESGEPIHVHIAKGKPVSNGTKVWLTKRGGCILASNGSNISKKELSELMEFISAQYFLICAEWKKFFMIDDIKFYC; translated from the coding sequence ATGCACATCTATTATATAAGTATGCGGCGAATGGAGGGATTCAGATTGCCTAGCTTGTTTACTGTATGTGGATATAAGGTATATTTTTGGTCGAATGAGAGTGGAGAGCCAATTCATGTTCATATTGCGAAAGGTAAACCTGTTTCAAATGGTACGAAGGTATGGCTGACTAAGAGAGGCGGCTGCATCTTAGCCAGTAATGGAAGTAATATTTCAAAGAAGGAATTAAGTGAATTGATGGAGTTCATTTCCGCACAGTATTTTTTGATTTGTGCGGAATGGAAGAAATTCTTTATGATAGATGATATTAAGTTTTATTGTTAA
- a CDS encoding MFS transporter — protein MKLMNRNFVLVVIGQIISLFGNSILRFALPLYLLDATGSSAVFGAAMACSFIPMALLSPVGGLLADRINKKNIMVALDFGTALLTILFLLGVNVYSPVILVTIVMIVLSGIQAVYQPSVQASMPLLQEKENLVTANAIINQINALSGLLGPVAGGIVYGVWGLTPVVAAGCVCFFLSAVMEIFIKIPNVRQNAQNSIWSTVKQDMGSSLNYIRKEQPVIKKVVVLIAFFNLFLTSLIIVGIPVIVKIYLGLSSQLYGYAQGFGAAGGLIGGVLTGVLAGKLKIQKAWKLLLWASFVLLPMGAVLAAPVPVMAAYIVMTLCYGMIMMIATMFSVQMLAYVQEVTPVHLVGKVISMAMAVSMCAQPAGQAMYGVLFDKLGQMPYVVIGATLIVTAGIVIMARHIFAGITTGQEQTGQIPEIDFV, from the coding sequence ATGAAATTGATGAACAGAAACTTTGTATTAGTCGTGATCGGACAGATCATCTCTCTGTTTGGGAACAGTATTTTAAGATTTGCGCTGCCGCTTTATCTGCTCGATGCGACAGGGTCATCCGCTGTATTTGGCGCGGCTATGGCTTGTTCCTTCATACCGATGGCACTGCTGTCGCCGGTAGGAGGACTGCTGGCGGATAGGATCAACAAGAAAAATATCATGGTGGCGCTGGATTTTGGTACGGCGTTACTGACGATTTTATTTCTGCTTGGAGTCAACGTTTACTCACCAGTGATCCTTGTCACTATCGTCATGATCGTCCTGTCCGGCATCCAGGCTGTATACCAGCCTTCTGTTCAGGCGAGCATGCCTCTTCTGCAGGAGAAAGAAAATCTTGTGACTGCCAATGCGATCATCAACCAGATCAACGCACTTTCCGGGCTTCTCGGCCCGGTGGCCGGCGGTATCGTGTACGGCGTGTGGGGCCTGACCCCTGTAGTGGCTGCCGGATGTGTCTGCTTCTTCCTGTCCGCGGTCATGGAGATCTTCATTAAGATACCAAACGTGAGGCAGAACGCGCAAAACAGCATATGGAGCACCGTGAAGCAGGATATGGGCAGCAGTCTGAACTATATACGGAAGGAACAGCCGGTGATCAAAAAAGTAGTGGTCCTTATCGCATTTTTCAATCTGTTTCTGACCTCTCTTATTATTGTGGGGATCCCGGTCATCGTTAAGATTTATCTTGGGCTTTCCAGCCAGCTCTATGGATACGCTCAGGGATTCGGGGCGGCAGGGGGGCTCATCGGAGGCGTGCTCACCGGTGTATTGGCCGGAAAGCTTAAGATACAGAAAGCATGGAAGCTTCTTCTGTGGGCCTCCTTCGTTCTGCTTCCCATGGGAGCGGTACTTGCGGCGCCGGTACCTGTAATGGCAGCCTACATTGTAATGACGCTCTGCTACGGCATGATCATGATGATAGCCACCATGTTCAGCGTGCAGATGCTTGCCTACGTCCAGGAAGTCACTCCGGTGCATCTCGTCGGAAAAGTCATTTCAATGGCAATGGCAGTATCCATGTGCGCGCAGCCTGCAGGGCAGGCGATGTACGGCGTACTGTTTGATAAGCTTGGACAGATGCCGTATGTGGTCATAGGTGCGACGCTTATTGTGACCGCCGGGATCGTGATAATGGCAAGACATATTTTTGCCGGAATCACAACCGGTCAGGAACAGACGGGACAGATACCGGAAATAGATTTTGTGTAA
- a CDS encoding TetR/AcrR family transcriptional regulator, with the protein MARNKYPEVTVQRILDVSMNLFLEKGYENTTIQDIVDELGDLSKGAIYHHFKSKEDIIQAVGERIHAGVDFGSMYDGEENMSGREKIKQIVLYCVKSTDQRRFLKSAPTIMENPKFLAMEVHESVEEFAPIIAAYIAEGNRDGSLNVEYPEEAAEVLMLLANIWINPLVFTGNMEKFEHKLHCLEKVLNGMGLTIIDEEVREAVRDMRKVLD; encoded by the coding sequence ATGGCGAGAAATAAGTATCCTGAAGTGACGGTCCAGCGTATACTGGATGTATCGATGAATCTTTTTTTAGAAAAAGGCTATGAAAATACGACGATCCAGGATATCGTAGACGAACTTGGCGATCTGAGCAAAGGCGCGATATATCATCATTTTAAATCAAAGGAAGATATCATTCAGGCTGTGGGGGAGAGAATACACGCAGGCGTAGACTTTGGTTCCATGTATGACGGGGAAGAAAATATGTCAGGCCGGGAGAAGATAAAGCAGATCGTGCTGTATTGTGTAAAGAGCACGGACCAGAGAAGATTTCTGAAGTCCGCGCCGACCATTATGGAGAATCCCAAATTCCTGGCCATGGAAGTCCATGAGTCTGTGGAAGAATTCGCTCCGATCATTGCTGCATACATTGCGGAGGGCAACAGAGACGGGTCTCTGAACGTAGAATACCCGGAAGAGGCGGCAGAGGTGCTGATGCTGCTGGCAAATATATGGATCAACCCACTTGTGTTTACGGGAAATATGGAAAAGTTTGAGCATAAGCTTCACTGTCTGGAGAAGGTGCTGAACGGCATGGGCCTTACGATCATCGATGAGGAAGTAAGAGAAGCGGTCCGGGATATGAGAAAGGTACTCGACTGA
- a CDS encoding DUF6512 family protein: MKELYHKADLPYITAVVVLGCLNHFIYEWTGESPISALFCPVNESVWEHLKLLFFPYLFVITFVYFYEHRTSLSRYFCSRLLAALLGMSAIIVVFYTYTGIVGRSFVVLDILIFVFAVLVSFRAAPLFYRCHFCRDASSLVFAGWIFAVICFFFFTCQPPDLPLFFPPA; encoded by the coding sequence ATGAAAGAACTATATCACAAGGCAGACCTGCCGTACATAACAGCAGTTGTCGTGCTCGGATGCCTGAATCATTTTATTTACGAGTGGACCGGCGAAAGCCCAATATCCGCTCTTTTTTGTCCTGTCAACGAATCTGTATGGGAACACCTTAAGCTGCTGTTTTTCCCCTACCTCTTTGTGATCACTTTTGTCTATTTTTATGAGCACAGGACTTCCCTCTCCCGCTATTTTTGTTCCCGGCTGCTCGCCGCGCTGCTCGGAATGAGCGCCATAATCGTGGTCTTTTATACGTACACGGGAATTGTCGGACGAAGCTTTGTGGTGCTCGACATCCTTATCTTTGTCTTTGCTGTCCTCGTCTCCTTCCGCGCGGCCCCTTTGTTTTACCGGTGCCATTTCTGCAGAGACGCCAGCTCTCTCGTATTTGCAGGCTGGATCTTTGCCGTCATCTGTTTCTTTTTCTTTACGTGCCAGCCGCCTGATCTGCCGCTGTTTTTTCCTCCGGCTTAA
- a CDS encoding L-2-amino-thiazoline-4-carboxylic acid hydrolase — protein sequence MTNECVKCKIEHHAVLFAYLAKHAIELCGEKGKEAVLDAMTAYGRERGARMAANALAHGDELTTMTNQAYGEWKPDYDGQMEFGQLCTEPTLQTYISRCAWCDAWKKHGLLDYGKYYCVNVDNAVYQGFRSDFVCTPTTTALSWGGERCEFDWGHPLTSDEVKALAEKKKALGTSCMKDFNFHTAHLLHTVGNTLKEQLGAQGEQAVSLALSDYVGTFGQAYLDVLEGVDDEQF from the coding sequence ATGACAAACGAATGTGTCAAATGTAAGATCGAGCACCACGCTGTGCTTTTTGCATATCTTGCAAAACACGCCATAGAGCTGTGCGGGGAAAAGGGAAAAGAGGCTGTTCTCGACGCAATGACGGCCTACGGCCGGGAGCGGGGAGCCCGGATGGCTGCCAACGCGCTGGCTCACGGAGATGAACTGACCACTATGACAAATCAGGCATATGGAGAATGGAAGCCGGATTATGACGGGCAGATGGAATTCGGGCAGCTTTGTACAGAGCCCACACTGCAGACTTATATTTCCCGCTGTGCCTGGTGTGACGCGTGGAAGAAACACGGGCTTCTCGACTATGGTAAATATTATTGTGTCAATGTAGATAATGCAGTTTACCAGGGGTTCCGCTCAGATTTTGTATGCACGCCTACCACGACCGCTCTGAGCTGGGGCGGTGAACGCTGCGAATTTGACTGGGGACATCCGCTCACAAGTGATGAGGTGAAAGCACTGGCGGAAAAGAAGAAGGCGCTCGGCACTTCCTGTATGAAGGACTTTAACTTCCACACCGCCCATCTGCTGCACACGGTCGGAAATACGCTGAAAGAACAGCTTGGCGCGCAGGGAGAACAGGCTGTTTCTCTTGCCCTGTCGGATTATGTCGGCACGTTTGGGCAGGCGTATCTTGACGTATTGGAAGGAGTGGACGATGAGCAATTCTGA
- a CDS encoding amidohydrolase: MSNSDHIIAEWIANHEASIAAAADYIFLHPETAYKEKFSSRCLADFLETDGFQIEWKTAGIETAFTASWGYGRPVIGFLAEYDALAEIGHACGHNLLGTGAAAAACALKAYMEAVEMEGTLLVYGCPAEEIMSGKIIMNSQGVFDDLDAAVTWHPFDSNRVSNDIWQSQDIKNYIFRGMSAHASRSPEEGRSALDAAELMNVGVNYLREHVPQDVRMHYAYIDNGLPANVVPDYAKTNYFIRSAKRARTEDASRRVDDCARGAALMTGTEVEIELVGSCKEMKVNRVLAEIYYDAMTRVPVPTYTEEELQFAASISQEAGLQNHGIYFQGLEPLEPEPVPISIGTDVSEVSHTVPTITLSAAAMCKGTPLHHWAAARQAGMSIGKKGMLYAARCMAEGTKQLLEKPEHIQNAWKYHLGTG, from the coding sequence ATGAGCAATTCTGATCATATCATCGCAGAATGGATCGCAAATCATGAGGCTTCCATAGCCGCCGCGGCTGACTATATTTTCCTGCATCCGGAAACCGCGTACAAGGAGAAGTTTTCCTCCCGGTGCCTGGCAGACTTTCTGGAGACAGATGGTTTTCAGATCGAGTGGAAGACAGCCGGGATCGAGACTGCATTTACCGCGTCATGGGGATATGGCAGGCCCGTCATCGGCTTCCTGGCCGAGTATGACGCTCTGGCCGAAATCGGCCATGCGTGCGGACATAATCTTCTCGGAACAGGCGCCGCGGCCGCCGCATGCGCACTGAAGGCATATATGGAGGCCGTCGAAATGGAAGGGACGCTCCTCGTGTATGGCTGTCCGGCAGAGGAAATAATGTCCGGCAAGATCATCATGAACAGCCAGGGAGTGTTCGATGACCTGGATGCCGCAGTTACGTGGCATCCTTTTGACAGCAACAGAGTGAGCAACGATATCTGGCAGTCACAGGACATCAAAAACTACATCTTCCGCGGCATGAGCGCCCATGCCTCCCGTTCACCGGAAGAAGGGCGGAGTGCCCTTGACGCGGCCGAACTCATGAATGTAGGCGTCAATTACCTGCGCGAGCATGTCCCGCAGGATGTCCGTATGCATTATGCCTACATAGACAACGGCCTCCCGGCCAATGTCGTCCCCGACTACGCAAAGACAAACTACTTTATCCGCTCCGCGAAACGCGCGCGCACCGAGGACGCGAGCAGACGCGTAGACGACTGCGCCAGAGGCGCGGCCCTCATGACCGGAACGGAAGTGGAGATCGAACTCGTCGGAAGCTGCAAGGAGATGAAGGTCAACCGTGTGCTGGCTGAAATATATTATGACGCCATGACACGCGTTCCTGTCCCAACATACACGGAAGAGGAACTTCAGTTCGCGGCCTCCATCAGCCAGGAGGCAGGTCTCCAGAACCACGGCATATACTTTCAGGGCCTGGAACCGCTGGAACCGGAACCAGTCCCCATTTCCATCGGCACCGACGTATCCGAAGTAAGCCATACCGTCCCGACCATCACACTGAGCGCCGCCGCCATGTGCAAAGGCACACCTTTGCACCACTGGGCCGCCGCCAGACAGGCCGGAATGAGCATCGGAAAGAAAGGGATGCTCTACGCCGCCAGGTGCATGGCGGAAGGGACAAAACAATTGCTTGAGAAACCGGAACACATACAAAACGCCTGGAAATATCACCTGGGGACAGGGTAA
- the proC gene encoding pyrroline-5-carboxylate reductase, with protein MITKKIGIIGCGNMGGAILYGALKSGVLPKENAYVYDLNPAMMKKARGWGVNLAKDDEDVCKNSDIVLLAVKPQNAAEALAQCKDALDGKAMMSIVAGVTVERLRAMINGSLRILRIMPNTPAMVFEGAFALCSDNDFSEEELQEAQQIYSSIGVVELVPEVLIDAVCGLSGGGPAYAAMFIEAMADGGVKQGLPRATAYRLAAQTCLGTAKMILEMDIHPGQLKDMVTSPGGTTIEGCEALEKGGMRAAVMECINAGTEKSRRL; from the coding sequence ATGATCACTAAGAAAATCGGTATTATCGGCTGCGGCAATATGGGTGGCGCTATCCTCTACGGCGCCTTGAAAAGCGGGGTCCTCCCCAAAGAGAACGCCTATGTATATGACCTCAATCCTGCGATGATGAAGAAGGCGCGGGGATGGGGCGTTAATCTCGCCAAGGATGACGAGGATGTATGTAAGAACAGTGACATCGTTCTGCTGGCGGTGAAGCCGCAGAACGCCGCCGAGGCTCTCGCGCAGTGTAAGGACGCGCTGGACGGCAAGGCAATGATGTCCATCGTCGCAGGTGTGACGGTAGAACGGCTCCGCGCCATGATAAACGGCAGCTTACGCATTCTGCGCATCATGCCCAACACACCGGCCATGGTATTTGAAGGCGCCTTTGCCCTCTGTTCTGACAACGACTTTTCAGAGGAGGAACTGCAGGAAGCGCAGCAGATCTATAGTTCCATCGGCGTCGTGGAGCTTGTGCCGGAGGTTCTCATCGACGCGGTGTGCGGCCTGAGCGGAGGCGGACCGGCCTACGCGGCCATGTTCATAGAAGCTATGGCGGATGGTGGCGTAAAGCAGGGCCTTCCCCGCGCAACTGCCTACCGGCTTGCGGCACAGACCTGTCTCGGCACCGCAAAGATGATCCTGGAAATGGATATCCACCCCGGCCAGTTAAAAGACATGGTCACCTCACCGGGGGGAACAACGATCGAGGGCTGTGAGGCGCTGGAAAAAGGCGGGATGAGAGCCGCGGTCATGGAGTGCATCAACGCAGGTACCGAGAAATCCCGCCGGCTATGA
- a CDS encoding DUF1002 domain-containing protein produces the protein MKKFKKIIPVMMAAVLTFVSVPFTAKADSSKVVTLGANLTEEQKKAMYDYFGTSADKVDTIEVTNADERKYMEGIATEAQIGTRTYSCSYVEPTGSGGIQVKVANLTFVTSSMIASTLLTSGVENCNVVAGSPIEVSGTGALTGIMMAYEKASGEELSEDQKATATEELVTTGELAESIGQQEAADLMNEVKQEVIEDGLKDEDEIEGAVNDAADDLNVTLNGDQKAKIVSLMKSISEYDYDVKALKKTLENLEGKSDGFFSNLWNSIKSFFTGGDSDGGIINNTNDSILGDNAVIDSTIDALKSKDSGDGESFWDKIVNFFKNLFGGDDADDASDDSDKGNASDDADTQDSADDASDAGDAGDTAPGDSSDDPQDADPGSGQDTQGNQDGQSGQDNGGQQDGTVQ, from the coding sequence ATGAAAAAATTTAAAAAAATTATACCGGTCATGATGGCGGCGGTGCTGACCTTTGTCAGTGTGCCGTTTACAGCAAAGGCGGACAGTTCCAAGGTCGTAACGCTCGGAGCGAATCTGACAGAGGAGCAAAAGAAAGCCATGTATGACTATTTTGGCACTTCTGCGGATAAAGTCGACACGATCGAGGTTACAAATGCAGATGAGAGAAAGTATATGGAAGGGATCGCGACAGAGGCGCAGATCGGTACGAGGACATACAGCTGTTCTTATGTGGAGCCGACAGGCAGCGGCGGGATCCAGGTGAAGGTTGCCAACCTTACCTTTGTGACGAGTTCCATGATCGCAAGTACACTTCTTACCTCAGGGGTGGAGAACTGTAATGTGGTGGCCGGCTCTCCGATCGAGGTGTCCGGAACCGGAGCGCTTACAGGGATCATGATGGCATATGAGAAGGCGAGCGGAGAAGAGCTGAGCGAAGACCAGAAGGCGACTGCCACGGAAGAGCTTGTCACGACAGGAGAGCTGGCAGAGTCGATCGGCCAGCAGGAAGCGGCGGACCTCATGAACGAGGTGAAGCAGGAGGTCATAGAAGACGGACTCAAAGATGAGGATGAGATCGAAGGAGCTGTCAATGATGCGGCGGATGATCTGAATGTGACATTGAACGGCGACCAGAAGGCAAAGATCGTGTCGCTCATGAAGAGTATTTCCGAGTATGATTATGACGTGAAGGCGCTGAAAAAGACGCTTGAGAACCTGGAAGGAAAGAGCGATGGTTTCTTCTCCAACCTGTGGAATTCCATTAAGTCATTTTTCACAGGAGGAGACAGTGACGGCGGTATCATAAATAACACGAATGACAGCATTCTCGGGGATAACGCGGTCATCGACAGCACGATCGATGCGCTTAAGTCAAAGGATTCCGGTGACGGCGAGAGCTTCTGGGATAAGATCGTGAATTTCTTCAAGAATCTTTTCGGCGGGGATGATGCAGATGACGCGTCTGACGATTCCGATAAGGGAAATGCCTCCGATGATGCGGATACGCAGGATTCTGCAGATGACGCGTCTGATGCGGGGGATGCCGGTGATACGGCGCCCGGTGATAGTTCAGATGATCCGCAGGATGCGGATCCCGGCAGCGGCCAGGACACACAGGGAAACCAGGACGGACAGAGCGGCCAGGATAATGGAGGCCAGCAGGACGGAACGGTTCAATAG
- a CDS encoding thioredoxin family protein, which produces MLHLTAKNFDSEVMHESLPVVVMFYAVWCGKCAMMKPIAEEAEKKYKNRKKIKFCEVEIEESELLAAEYDTEIVPTFICFKNGRIVGTMRGIIDEEVFHERIQKIFRNS; this is translated from the coding sequence ATGCTACATTTAACAGCAAAGAATTTTGATTCGGAAGTGATGCACGAAAGTCTTCCGGTGGTTGTAATGTTTTATGCGGTCTGGTGCGGTAAATGCGCCATGATGAAACCAATTGCGGAAGAGGCAGAGAAGAAATATAAAAATAGAAAAAAAATAAAGTTCTGCGAGGTTGAGATAGAAGAGTCTGAACTTTTGGCGGCAGAGTATGACACGGAGATCGTGCCGACGTTCATCTGTTTTAAGAACGGCAGGATAGTGGGGACGATGCGGGGAATTATCGATGAGGAGGTATTCCACGAGAGAATACAGAAAATATTCAGAAATAGTTAA
- the trmB gene encoding tRNA (guanosine(46)-N7)-methyltransferase TrmB, with translation MRLRNIPRAESVLKACREVMKEPALYRGCWDKVFGNENPVFIEIGMGKGQFLLTMAEQNPDVNFIGIERYSSVLLRAVEKYMERETQAPANIRFICMDAADIADVFAKGEVSGIYLNFSDPWPKARHARRRLTSKEYLSRYDKILACDGVVEFKTDNRGLFEFSLEEIRESDVWEIKERTFDLHGDEAMNRGNVMTEYEEKFSAAGNPICKLRAVRKA, from the coding sequence ATGCGATTGAGAAATATACCCCGGGCGGAAAGTGTGCTGAAAGCGTGCAGAGAGGTCATGAAAGAACCTGCTCTTTACAGGGGATGCTGGGACAAGGTGTTTGGGAATGAAAATCCTGTATTTATAGAGATCGGAATGGGGAAGGGGCAGTTTCTGCTGACGATGGCAGAACAGAATCCGGACGTTAATTTTATCGGGATCGAGCGTTACTCGAGTGTTCTTCTGCGGGCTGTGGAGAAATATATGGAGCGGGAGACGCAGGCGCCTGCCAACATCCGGTTTATCTGTATGGACGCAGCGGACATTGCAGATGTATTTGCAAAGGGGGAGGTGTCCGGGATCTATCTGAACTTCTCGGATCCGTGGCCGAAGGCGAGACATGCCAGAAGGAGGCTGACATCAAAGGAATATCTGTCCAGATATGATAAGATACTGGCTTGTGACGGTGTGGTGGAGTTTAAAACGGACAACAGGGGACTGTTTGAATTTTCCCTGGAGGAGATCAGGGAGTCGGATGTGTGGGAGATAAAAGAGCGCACCTTTGACCTGCACGGCGATGAGGCCATGAACCGCGGAAATGTCATGACGGAATATGAAGAGAAGTTCTCGGCAGCAGGGAATCCTATCTGCAAGTTGCGGGCTGTCAGGAAAGCATAA
- a CDS encoding V0D/AC39 family V-type ATPase subunit, whose amino-acid sequence MGNLMAYSGIVTKVRAMQAKLLTRQDFENIASLRSVPEIISYLKEKPAYADLMNQMDVSLYHRRHVEKILYQSLYDDYTRIFRFAGLEQKKFLKLYLKRYEVDLINYCFRIVFNHYDKPFDLDYKKEFFDKYSQISIEKLITSRSIGELVDNLQSTEYYAPLRKLRDSNAATLFDYDLALELYYFSTVWKKRKQILTNKKELEIYTRDCGTNMDLLNIQWIYRAKKYYHMLPPDIYSLTIPNHYRLRIDEFKALVEAPTLEEFEHLLEGTYYARKYHIDNSKTMEQLYKECLMHLYLSDRRGNPYSIATITTYLFLKEEEIYKLTTALECIRYGLSSRETLGYLGGVIQ is encoded by the coding sequence ATGGGCAATCTTATGGCATACAGCGGAATTGTAACAAAAGTACGGGCCATGCAGGCAAAGCTCCTCACAAGACAGGATTTTGAGAATATCGCCTCTCTCAGGAGCGTTCCGGAGATTATTTCTTATCTGAAAGAAAAGCCCGCCTACGCAGATTTGATGAACCAGATGGATGTATCTCTGTACCACCGGCGGCACGTGGAGAAGATTCTCTATCAGTCCCTCTATGATGACTATACGAGAATCTTTCGTTTTGCAGGGCTGGAACAGAAGAAGTTCCTGAAGCTTTATCTGAAAAGGTACGAAGTGGATCTGATCAATTACTGTTTCCGGATCGTATTTAACCACTACGATAAACCATTTGACCTGGATTATAAGAAAGAATTTTTTGATAAATATTCACAGATCTCCATCGAAAAGCTCATCACGTCGCGCAGCATCGGCGAGCTCGTGGATAATCTGCAGTCAACAGAGTACTACGCGCCGCTTCGGAAGCTGCGGGATTCAAACGCCGCCACTTTGTTTGACTATGATCTGGCACTGGAACTGTACTACTTTTCTACTGTATGGAAAAAACGAAAACAGATACTGACAAACAAAAAGGAACTGGAGATATATACAAGAGACTGCGGTACTAACATGGATCTGCTCAACATACAGTGGATATACCGTGCGAAAAAGTATTACCACATGCTTCCGCCCGACATATATTCGCTGACGATCCCGAATCACTACCGCCTTCGTATCGATGAGTTCAAAGCGCTGGTGGAGGCACCTACCCTGGAAGAATTTGAGCATCTGCTGGAAGGCACTTATTATGCCAGGAAATATCATATCGACAACAGCAAGACGATGGAACAGCTGTATAAGGAATGCCTCATGCATCTGTATCTGTCGGACCGGCGCGGCAATCCGTATTCGATTGCGACTATCACCACATATCTGTTCCTGAAGGAAGAAGAGATATATAAACTGACGACTGCCCTTGAATGCATCCGCTACGGCCTATCATCAAGAGAGACGTTAGGATACCTGGGAGGTGTAATTCAATGA